The Blastomonas fulva genome contains a region encoding:
- a CDS encoding class I SAM-dependent methyltransferase, with protein sequence MEAAAYHSLRDLQDRHWWFVGRRAIVARLIRTFARLPERPRILEAGCGYGGNLAMLAQFGDIDAFELDDDARAYASLRTPRQVAPGLLPDRIGFEGERFDLIAMLDVLEHVEDDHGALVALRQRLGVDGSILITVPALPWLWSAHDAIHHHHRRYTRAGLDRLLRQAGYAPASIGYFNGLLFPLAMAQRLAARLTRAAGKPDTMPGPWLNRLLGGVFRLERHLVGRIGLPIGLSLYAVARPARQ encoded by the coding sequence GTGGAAGCTGCTGCCTATCACTCGCTGCGCGACCTGCAGGACCGGCACTGGTGGTTTGTCGGGCGCCGGGCTATCGTCGCGCGGCTGATCCGCACCTTCGCGCGCCTGCCCGAGCGGCCCAGGATCCTCGAGGCCGGCTGCGGCTATGGCGGCAACCTCGCCATGCTGGCCCAGTTCGGTGACATCGACGCGTTCGAGCTCGATGACGACGCGCGCGCCTATGCCTCGCTTCGTACACCACGCCAGGTGGCGCCGGGGCTTCTGCCCGACCGGATCGGGTTCGAGGGCGAGCGGTTCGACCTGATCGCGATGCTCGACGTGCTCGAGCATGTCGAAGACGACCATGGCGCGCTCGTCGCGCTGCGCCAGCGGCTGGGGGTCGATGGCAGCATCCTGATCACCGTGCCCGCGCTGCCCTGGTTGTGGTCGGCGCATGACGCAATCCATCATCACCACCGGCGCTATACCCGCGCGGGGCTGGACCGGCTGCTGCGCCAGGCAGGCTATGCGCCTGCCAGCATCGGCTATTTCAACGGCCTGCTGTTTCCGCTGGCGATGGCGCAGCGGCTCGCCGCGCGGCTGACCCGGGCTGCGGGCAAGCCGGACACCATGCCAGGGCCCTGGCTCAACCGGCTGCTCGGCGGTGTCTTCCGGCTGGAAAGGCATCTGGTCGGGCGGATCGGCCTGCCCATCGGCCTGTCGCTCTATGCGGTCGCGCGCCCGGCGCGACAGTGA
- a CDS encoding glycosyltransferase family 2 protein: MIEGLTFEAAPEAVTRPLVSLIVPVLNEQDAVIPFVQAIDGMVQSQWPVLEDRPRLEIIFVDDGSTDATAAVLRGLCAGDKRVKLIQLSRNFGKEAALSAGLKASRGDAVVPMDVDLQDPPELLRPMIDRWQSGVQVVNARRCDRSSDTMFKRSSAQLFYKAINSLADHPIAEDVGDFRLFDRAAVDALNQMTEHSRFNKGLFSWIGFRTETLDYVRPQRAVGDTKWKFSKLLALAVDGIVASTTFPLRIWTILGSVISLLAFGYAGFLVIRTVLFGVDTPGYASLMAAVLMLGGLNLLSLGLMGEYIGRIAKQVRGRPLYIVADKVGF; encoded by the coding sequence ATGATCGAGGGGCTGACCTTCGAGGCGGCGCCCGAGGCGGTGACGCGGCCGCTGGTGTCGCTGATCGTTCCGGTGCTCAACGAGCAGGACGCGGTCATCCCCTTCGTCCAGGCGATCGACGGCATGGTCCAGAGCCAGTGGCCGGTGCTCGAAGACCGTCCACGGCTCGAGATCATCTTCGTCGACGATGGCAGCACCGATGCCACGGCCGCCGTGCTGCGCGGGCTGTGCGCCGGCGACAAGCGGGTCAAGCTGATCCAGCTGTCGCGCAATTTCGGCAAGGAGGCCGCGCTCAGCGCCGGCCTGAAGGCGTCGCGCGGCGATGCGGTGGTGCCGATGGACGTCGATCTGCAGGACCCGCCCGAACTGCTGCGCCCGATGATCGATCGCTGGCAATCGGGCGTGCAGGTGGTCAACGCCCGCCGCTGCGACCGCAGCAGCGACACCATGTTCAAGCGCTCGAGCGCGCAGCTGTTCTACAAGGCGATCAATTCGCTCGCCGACCATCCGATCGCCGAGGATGTCGGCGACTTCCGGCTGTTCGACCGCGCCGCGGTGGATGCGCTCAACCAGATGACCGAGCACAGCCGCTTCAACAAGGGGCTGTTCTCGTGGATCGGTTTTCGCACCGAGACGCTGGACTATGTCCGACCGCAGCGCGCGGTGGGCGATACCAAATGGAAATTCTCCAAGCTGCTCGCGCTGGCGGTTGACGGCATCGTGGCATCGACCACCTTCCCGCTGCGCATCTGGACGATCCTGGGCAGCGTCATCTCGCTGCTCGCCTTTGGCTATGCCGGATTTCTGGTGATCCGCACCGTGCTGTTCGGTGTCGATACGCCCGGCTATGCCTCGCTGATGGCGGCGGTGCTGATGCTGGGCGGGCTCAACCTGCTCAGCCTGGGGCTGATGGGCGAATATATCGGCCGCATCGCCAAGCAGGTGCGCGGCCGCCCGCTGTACATCGTCGCCGACAAGGTCGGGTTCTGA